In the Flavobacterium sp. J372 genome, one interval contains:
- a CDS encoding TonB-dependent receptor, translating to MKKLVISLLLVMQVVCAWAQQTALVKGKVVDSKSQQPMLNVVATLQGTNQTAITNAEGVFVFEKVAEGSQTVTVSSTGYVPQTFRLEVTGGQALDLGVVVLVEDITTEQQLSLITITENDLGDDNSGSENTAGLLQASRDVFQQAAAFNWGQARFRMRGLDNQYGVTMINGITMNKIYDGRPQWSNWGGLNDATRNQEFTMGSAPSDYTFGGILGTQEINTRASIFRPGTRVSFSGTNTNYSWRAMATHASGLDADGFAYVISASRRWAQEGYFEGTDYDANSYFVSLEKQFGSNHSLNFTGIYAQNSRGKNSPNTDEVTSIAGEKYNSYWGWQDGKKRNSRDKDVEEPIFMLSHYWKINEKNSLNTNVAYQFGSIGNSRLDFQNAQNPDPTYYRNLPSYFTSLYSLPDDPTNPASVFLPGGLGGVATPNLLGAMNANFFNNRQIDWAAMYQANSEAITDANGNEIGRTPTVSKYALYEDRTDDKTWTVNSIYSSQLSDNITFNGSASFRRLKSENYQKMLDLLGGTHWNDIDNFQEGAAQQADLNNPDRRVMVGDRYGYNYNLYANHIDAFTQFKFTYRKIDFYLANNFSRSEYQREGLYRVGVYPNNSYGKSEKLIFDNFGFKGGITYKFNGRHMLDANGLYMSKAPVLRNAFPNARLNNVVFDGLESETISSADLSYIIRAPKLKARLTGFYSKIANTTETSFFFAEGVLEGLDGDNGDAFVAEVVRGLDKLQWGGEFGIEYQVTSTIKVNGAASWGQYTYANNPLVYLNNDNYLTNNNPQIINLGEAKMKNYKQPGMPQQAYSLGIEYRDPKFWWIGANVNYLADNYVDVSPVLRTNNFLRNPLDSNNLNFPEATEERTRQLLKQERFQDFTLVNLVGGKSWRYSSQNRNTFGFFASVNNLFDITYKTGGFEQARNANYRQLNQDQSSGTPSFAPKYFYGYGRTYFVNLYINF from the coding sequence ATGAAAAAACTAGTAATCAGTCTATTACTTGTAATGCAGGTAGTGTGTGCGTGGGCGCAGCAAACCGCTTTGGTAAAAGGTAAAGTTGTTGACAGCAAGTCACAGCAGCCTATGCTGAATGTGGTTGCAACCCTACAGGGCACCAACCAGACGGCCATAACTAATGCCGAAGGTGTTTTTGTTTTTGAAAAAGTGGCCGAAGGAAGCCAGACTGTAACGGTAAGCAGTACAGGGTATGTACCGCAAACTTTCAGGCTTGAGGTTACAGGCGGGCAGGCGCTTGACCTTGGCGTGGTTGTACTTGTTGAAGACATTACAACAGAGCAGCAGCTAAGCCTTATCACCATTACAGAAAATGACCTTGGTGATGACAACAGCGGCTCTGAAAATACTGCTGGACTTTTACAGGCATCGCGCGATGTATTTCAGCAGGCAGCTGCCTTTAACTGGGGACAGGCGCGTTTCCGTATGCGGGGGCTTGACAACCAGTATGGCGTTACCATGATTAACGGTATTACTATGAACAAGATATATGACGGAAGGCCGCAATGGAGCAACTGGGGCGGGCTTAACGATGCTACCCGCAACCAGGAGTTTACAATGGGCTCTGCACCATCTGATTACACTTTTGGAGGTATACTTGGTACTCAGGAGATAAATACACGCGCCTCAATTTTCAGGCCGGGTACAAGAGTTTCTTTTTCAGGAACCAACACCAACTATAGCTGGAGGGCTATGGCTACACATGCTTCAGGACTTGACGCCGATGGGTTTGCCTATGTAATTTCAGCCTCAAGAAGGTGGGCGCAGGAAGGTTACTTTGAAGGTACTGATTATGATGCGAACTCTTATTTTGTAAGCCTTGAAAAGCAATTTGGGTCTAACCACTCACTAAACTTTACAGGTATATATGCCCAAAACAGCCGTGGCAAAAACTCACCTAATACTGATGAAGTTACCAGCATTGCCGGTGAAAAATACAACTCATACTGGGGATGGCAGGATGGCAAAAAAAGAAACAGCCGCGACAAAGATGTTGAAGAGCCAATCTTTATGCTGAGCCACTACTGGAAAATTAATGAAAAGAACAGCCTTAACACAAACGTGGCCTACCAGTTTGGCTCTATAGGCAACAGCAGGCTTGATTTTCAGAATGCACAGAACCCCGATCCAACATATTACAGGAACCTGCCAAGCTACTTTACATCGCTTTACAGCCTGCCCGATGACCCAACCAATCCTGCCAGCGTATTTTTACCGGGAGGCCTTGGTGGCGTAGCTACACCAAATCTTCTTGGCGCTATGAATGCCAACTTCTTTAATAACAGGCAAATTGACTGGGCTGCTATGTACCAGGCAAATTCTGAAGCTATTACAGATGCCAACGGCAATGAAATAGGCAGGACACCAACTGTGAGCAAATATGCACTATATGAAGACAGAACCGATGACAAGACATGGACTGTAAACTCAATATACAGCTCGCAGCTTTCAGACAATATTACCTTCAACGGTTCGGCTTCATTCCGCAGACTTAAAAGTGAAAACTACCAGAAAATGCTTGACCTTCTTGGCGGTACACACTGGAATGATATAGATAACTTTCAGGAAGGAGCTGCACAGCAGGCCGACCTTAACAACCCTGACCGTCGTGTAATGGTGGGTGACCGTTACGGCTACAACTACAACCTGTATGCAAATCATATAGATGCCTTCACACAGTTTAAATTTACTTACCGCAAGATTGACTTTTATCTTGCAAATAACTTCAGCCGTTCAGAGTACCAGAGAGAAGGCCTGTACCGTGTAGGTGTTTATCCTAACAATTCTTATGGCAAAAGTGAAAAATTAATATTTGACAACTTTGGCTTTAAAGGAGGTATCACTTATAAATTTAATGGCCGCCACATGCTTGACGCCAATGGACTTTATATGAGTAAAGCTCCTGTATTGCGTAATGCATTCCCGAATGCCCGCCTTAACAATGTTGTTTTTGATGGCCTTGAAAGTGAAACCATATCAAGCGCAGATCTTAGTTATATCATAAGGGCGCCAAAGCTTAAAGCACGCTTAACAGGATTTTATTCTAAAATTGCCAATACTACAGAAACTTCATTCTTTTTTGCTGAAGGTGTTCTTGAAGGCCTTGACGGTGATAATGGCGACGCATTTGTTGCTGAAGTGGTACGCGGACTTGACAAACTTCAGTGGGGTGGTGAATTTGGTATTGAGTATCAGGTTACATCAACCATTAAAGTGAATGGTGCGGCAAGCTGGGGGCAGTATACATATGCCAACAACCCATTAGTTTACCTGAATAATGACAATTACCTTACCAACAACAACCCGCAGATAATCAATCTTGGTGAAGCTAAGATGAAAAATTACAAGCAGCCGGGTATGCCACAGCAGGCATATTCATTAGGTATAGAGTATCGTGACCCAAAATTCTGGTGGATTGGCGCCAATGTAAACTATCTTGCTGACAATTACGTAGATGTTTCTCCGGTACTTAGGACAAATAACTTCCTTAGAAACCCGCTTGACAGTAACAACCTTAACTTCCCTGAAGCTACAGAAGAGCGCACGCGCCAATTGCTTAAGCAGGAGCGTTTTCAGGATTTTACACTTGTAAACCTTGTAGGCGGTAAATCTTGGAGATACAGTTCTCAAAACAGGAATACATTCGGTTTCTTTGCATCTGTAAACAACCTTTTTGATATTACTTATAAAACCGGCGGATTTGAGCAGGCTCGTAACGCAAACTACAGGCAGCTTAACCAGGATCAGTCAAGTGGCACACCTTCTTTCGCGCCTAAATATTTTTATGGGTACGGCAGAACATATTTCGTAAATTTATACATTAACTTCTAA
- a CDS encoding DUF5689 domain-containing protein — protein MKTTFYKPVLFTMLAAGMLASCINDDDYGIVNVPCTETTLQKNFEVADVPAGTVLAQFTQDKVIEAYVTSSDRSGNFFKSISFQTLNGSHGFSVPVDVSSTFINFEPGRKVYIKLQGLYTDRRNGVRIGDVYLNGSAAEVGRLPESKYRTALQRSCTVVDEDVLARPMTIAQALNDANLNTLIDLQNVQFESGALGRNYYDATDQIGGATNHDLLDATGAKIIFRTSSFADFAPRKVAEGSGTVRGVLTKFNNDYQFIARSEADVNLTGERFAIDLSAPALTGNNITFAGNYSETFESYAVANRNFPRAVNDPTEGTRYWEVKQFPANTGNKYIEMTSFNGSSNPGVPAKVLYFVPVDFTAASNFTFKKQFRFMAGAALNVYYVTAANYTAGGPVNMANFVPITGDFNNLQYPATGQSQNSFTTAGNYAIPASLTGNGFFVFEYVGTTTVTTTVQIDDIEIN, from the coding sequence ATGAAAACAACATTTTACAAACCGGTGCTATTTACAATGTTGGCGGCAGGTATGCTGGCCAGCTGTATCAATGACGATGATTACGGCATTGTTAATGTTCCGTGTACAGAAACAACATTGCAGAAAAATTTTGAGGTTGCTGATGTACCTGCTGGTACAGTACTGGCTCAATTTACCCAAGATAAAGTTATTGAGGCTTATGTAACCTCTAGTGACAGGAGCGGTAACTTCTTCAAATCTATATCTTTCCAGACACTGAACGGCTCACACGGTTTCAGTGTACCTGTTGATGTATCTTCTACATTCATTAATTTTGAGCCGGGACGTAAAGTTTATATTAAGCTGCAAGGGCTTTATACAGATCGCAGGAACGGAGTGCGCATTGGTGATGTTTACCTGAACGGCAGCGCTGCTGAAGTAGGCAGGCTACCAGAATCTAAATACAGGACTGCTTTACAGCGTTCTTGTACAGTAGTTGACGAAGATGTACTTGCAAGGCCTATGACAATAGCACAGGCGCTTAATGATGCTAACCTTAACACGCTTATAGACCTGCAAAATGTGCAGTTTGAGAGCGGTGCACTTGGAAGGAACTACTATGATGCTACTGACCAGATTGGCGGTGCTACAAATCATGACCTTCTTGATGCTACCGGCGCAAAAATAATTTTCAGGACAAGCAGTTTTGCAGATTTTGCTCCGCGCAAAGTTGCTGAAGGAAGTGGTACTGTACGTGGAGTACTTACTAAATTCAACAACGATTACCAGTTCATAGCAAGATCTGAAGCTGATGTTAATCTTACAGGCGAACGTTTTGCAATAGATCTTTCTGCTCCGGCGCTTACAGGAAATAACATCACTTTTGCAGGTAATTACTCTGAAACTTTTGAAAGCTATGCAGTTGCCAACAGAAACTTCCCGCGTGCGGTGAATGACCCAACTGAAGGTACAAGATATTGGGAGGTAAAGCAATTCCCTGCAAATACCGGTAACAAATACATCGAGATGACATCATTTAATGGTAGCAGCAACCCGGGCGTGCCTGCAAAAGTACTTTACTTTGTACCTGTAGATTTTACAGCAGCAAGTAATTTTACTTTCAAAAAACAATTCAGGTTTATGGCTGGTGCAGCACTTAATGTTTATTATGTTACTGCGGCTAACTATACAGCTGGTGGCCCTGTAAATATGGCTAATTTTGTGCCTATTACAGGTGATTTTAATAACCTTCAATATCCTGCAACAGGCCAGTCACAAAATTCATTTACAACTGCCGGTAATTATGCAATCCCTGCATCACTTACGGGTAATGGTTTCTTTGTGTTTGAATATGTGGGTACAACAACTGTTACTACAACTGTACAGATAGACGATATCGAAATTAACTAA